From the Caballeronia sp. LZ062 genome, one window contains:
- a CDS encoding DUF2231 domain-containing protein, which translates to MKPIRPRYRSRLATALFEWLNPIPYGLFVGTLIFDIIYTNTAVIFWAKAAAWLVTVGLFFAIIPRFVNLGHVWFGGRGTVTSLERTDFWLNLLGIIAAVFNAFVHSRDAYAMVPLNVILSVVTVLLLSAGQVMLAFDKFNRFNLPEAARE; encoded by the coding sequence ATGAAACCGATTCGCCCGCGCTACCGCTCGCGATTGGCCACGGCGCTTTTCGAGTGGCTTAATCCAATCCCGTATGGCCTCTTCGTCGGCACGCTGATCTTCGACATCATCTATACGAACACGGCCGTCATCTTCTGGGCGAAGGCCGCGGCGTGGCTCGTCACGGTCGGCCTCTTTTTCGCGATCATTCCGCGCTTCGTCAATCTGGGCCACGTCTGGTTCGGCGGGCGCGGCACGGTCACGAGCCTCGAACGCACCGACTTCTGGCTGAACCTGCTCGGCATCATCGCGGCGGTGTTCAACGCCTTCGTCCATTCGCGCGATGCCTATGCAATGGTTCCGCTTAACGTGATTCTCTCGGTCGTCACGGTGCTGCTCCTGAGCGCCGGGCAAGTGATGCTGGCCTTCGACAAGTTCAACCGCTTCAATCTGCCGGAGGCCGCTCGTGAATAA
- a CDS encoding SDR family oxidoreductase, whose amino-acid sequence MANTLSGKVAFVTGGARGIGAAVVSRLAAEGAAVAFTYRGSAAQASALVANIEETGGRALAIQSDAGDADALTGAIDDAARRLGKIDILVNNAGVLHLGAIDAFSLEDFDKTVAVNVRAVFVATKAVLPYMSAGGRIVNIGSTNAERMPFEGGAAYAMSKAALQGLVKGLARDLGPKVITVNNVQPGPVDTDMNPEQGEFGAALHALMAVPRHGRADEIAAMVAYVAGPEASFVTGASLMIDGGFSA is encoded by the coding sequence ATGGCAAACACTCTCAGCGGAAAAGTTGCTTTCGTCACGGGCGGCGCGCGTGGTATCGGCGCGGCGGTGGTCAGCCGGCTCGCGGCCGAAGGCGCGGCAGTGGCCTTCACGTATCGCGGATCGGCGGCGCAGGCTTCGGCGCTCGTCGCGAACATTGAGGAAACCGGTGGCCGAGCGCTCGCCATTCAGTCGGATGCGGGCGACGCCGACGCACTGACAGGCGCGATCGACGATGCGGCGCGCCGCTTGGGCAAGATCGACATCCTCGTCAATAACGCGGGCGTGCTGCATCTCGGCGCCATCGATGCCTTCTCGCTCGAAGACTTCGACAAGACCGTGGCCGTGAACGTGCGCGCCGTGTTCGTGGCGACGAAGGCGGTGCTGCCGTACATGTCGGCTGGCGGGAGGATCGTCAATATCGGCAGCACGAACGCGGAGCGCATGCCGTTTGAAGGCGGCGCGGCTTACGCGATGAGCAAGGCGGCACTGCAAGGGCTCGTGAAAGGTCTCGCGCGGGATCTCGGCCCGAAGGTCATCACGGTCAACAACGTGCAGCCCGGACCCGTGGACACGGACATGAACCCGGAGCAAGGCGAATTCGGCGCCGCGCTGCACGCACTGATGGCCGTCCCACGCCACGGCAGAGCCGACGAGATCGCTGCCATGGTGGCGTATGTCGCAGGTCCGGAAGCGTCGTTCGTGACGGGCGCGAGCCTGATGATCGACGGAGGCTTCAGCGCATGA
- a CDS encoding LysR family transcriptional regulator, with protein sequence MESFNFLESFVVTAQTGSFSAAARRLGLTPAGVSKNVARLEQQLGLRLFHRSTRSLTLTDSGESFYQEVHTPFDALRDAVSHAAEQNGAPSGTLKISVGVGFGREYLVPILGDFLARYPAIVPDVHFDNRPVDLIGEGYDAAIGGGIELNEGVVARELAPAHVIVVASPAYMADKPMPAHPSELEAFDGIARRSVSSGRVFAWKLQNAVGEQCVVRHRTRMIFDDPEAMAAAAMQGLGIALIPMPHAARWLQQGSLMRLLPGWFALLGAITLYYPSKKLLPPKTRVFVDYVVDAFRAGRINARLDSR encoded by the coding sequence GTGGAATCGTTCAACTTTCTGGAATCGTTCGTCGTGACGGCGCAGACTGGCAGCTTTTCCGCGGCGGCTCGGCGGCTGGGATTGACGCCCGCTGGCGTCAGCAAGAACGTCGCGCGGCTGGAGCAGCAGCTCGGGCTGCGGCTCTTTCATCGGAGCACGCGCAGCCTGACATTGACGGACAGCGGCGAGAGCTTCTATCAGGAAGTGCATACGCCCTTCGACGCGCTGCGCGACGCCGTCTCGCACGCGGCCGAACAGAACGGCGCGCCGTCGGGCACGCTAAAGATAAGCGTGGGCGTCGGTTTCGGGCGCGAATATCTGGTGCCCATTCTGGGCGACTTCCTCGCGCGGTATCCGGCCATCGTCCCGGACGTGCACTTCGACAACCGGCCGGTCGATCTCATCGGCGAGGGCTACGACGCGGCCATCGGCGGCGGCATCGAGTTGAATGAAGGCGTCGTCGCGCGCGAACTGGCTCCCGCGCATGTGATCGTCGTGGCGTCGCCGGCCTACATGGCGGACAAGCCGATGCCCGCGCATCCGTCGGAACTCGAAGCGTTCGACGGCATCGCGCGCCGTTCGGTGTCGTCGGGACGCGTGTTCGCGTGGAAGCTGCAAAACGCGGTGGGCGAGCAGTGCGTCGTGCGGCACCGCACGCGCATGATCTTCGACGATCCCGAAGCCATGGCCGCCGCTGCCATGCAAGGGCTCGGCATCGCGCTGATACCCATGCCCCATGCCGCGCGCTGGCTCCAGCAAGGCAGCCTCATGCGCCTGTTGCCGGGCTGGTTCGCCTTGCTCGGCGCGATCACTCTGTACTATCCGAGCAAGAAGCTGCTGCCGCCGAAAACCCGCGTGTTCGTCGATTACGTGGTGGACGCGTTTCGCGCCGGACGGATCAACGCGCGCCTCGACTCGCGTTAG
- the pelG gene encoding exopolysaccharide Pel transporter PelG has product MAGIGFELRKMLRRDTLVGLMQAYAYAGLISAGPWILSIIGMLLIGILSLPFVLPTGLITQFQVSVTYLISLSLVLTGPLQLGFTRFTSDRLFEKRADMVLPNYHGAALVCTVAATLLGGLAVIFLFRDQSAAYRLLMLAGFVVMSNIWLATIFLSGMKQYMSILWVFFIGYTLTAGAAITLNVFGLTGLLGGFVFGQTVLLAGLLTLIYRDYTSDRFIAYDFFSRRYRYPTLMATGFLYNLGIWVDKYMFWYAPGTGQTVIGPLRASIIYDIPVFLAYLAIIPGMAVFLMRIETDFVEYYDAFYGAVREGASLQHIERMRNAMVEALRNGLYEIVKVQSTAALLLFAISAVLLGWLRISTLYSPLLYVDVIAASLQVLFMGVINVFFYLDKRRVVLALVALFVVSNVVLTGLTLTANLGWYGFGFAGSLLLVVLVSLVWLDRKLDSLEYETFMIQ; this is encoded by the coding sequence ATGGCGGGAATCGGCTTCGAACTGCGCAAGATGCTTCGGCGCGACACGCTCGTCGGGCTGATGCAGGCCTATGCCTACGCGGGACTCATCAGCGCGGGACCGTGGATTCTGTCGATCATCGGCATGTTGCTGATCGGTATTCTGAGCCTGCCGTTCGTGCTGCCAACCGGACTCATTACGCAGTTCCAGGTATCGGTGACGTATCTCATTTCGTTGTCGCTCGTGCTGACGGGGCCGCTGCAGCTCGGCTTCACGCGCTTCACGTCCGACCGTCTCTTCGAAAAGCGCGCCGACATGGTGCTGCCGAATTATCACGGCGCGGCGCTCGTTTGCACGGTCGCGGCCACGCTGCTCGGCGGTCTCGCGGTGATCTTCCTGTTTCGCGATCAGTCGGCGGCGTATCGGCTCCTGATGCTCGCCGGCTTCGTCGTGATGAGCAACATCTGGCTCGCCACCATCTTTCTGTCGGGCATGAAGCAGTACATGTCCATTCTGTGGGTGTTTTTCATCGGCTATACGCTGACAGCGGGCGCGGCGATCACGCTGAACGTGTTCGGGCTGACGGGTCTGCTCGGCGGCTTCGTGTTCGGGCAGACGGTGCTGCTCGCGGGTCTGCTCACGCTCATTTATCGCGATTACACGAGCGACCGCTTCATCGCATATGACTTCTTTTCGCGGCGCTACCGCTATCCGACCTTGATGGCGACGGGCTTTCTCTACAACCTCGGCATCTGGGTCGACAAGTACATGTTCTGGTACGCGCCGGGCACGGGGCAGACGGTCATCGGGCCGCTGCGCGCGTCGATCATCTACGACATTCCCGTGTTCCTTGCCTACCTCGCGATTATCCCCGGCATGGCCGTGTTTCTGATGCGCATCGAGACGGACTTCGTCGAATACTACGATGCGTTCTATGGCGCGGTGCGCGAAGGCGCGTCGTTGCAGCATATCGAGCGCATGCGCAACGCAATGGTCGAGGCGCTGCGCAACGGACTCTATGAGATCGTCAAGGTGCAGTCGACCGCCGCTCTGCTGCTCTTCGCGATCAGCGCGGTGCTGCTCGGCTGGCTGCGCATTTCGACGCTCTATTCGCCGCTGCTTTATGTGGACGTGATCGCCGCGAGCCTGCAAGTGCTCTTCATGGGCGTGATCAACGTGTTCTTCTATCTGGACAAGCGGCGCGTGGTGCTCGCGCTCGTCGCGTTGTTCGTGGTGTCGAACGTCGTGCTCACGGGACTGACGCTCACGGCGAACCTCGGCTGGTATGGATTCGGCTTCGCGGGATCGCTGCTGTTGGTAGTGCTCGTGAGTCTCGTCTGGCTGGACCGTAAGCTCGATTCGCTCGAATACGAGACGTTCATGATCCAGTGA
- the pelF gene encoding GT4 family glycosyltransferase PelF, with the protein MNANIADIPQTSWPALTTTLPKASRADVVLLLEGTFPYVSGGVSSWVNQMIRAFPDLSFALCFLGSRPQDYPKASYALPENVVHQENHFLYDFAANPEVAKRRGDRAAFAQSAELHEAMRNPAMRAAAGSMLRDMLKDLSPDGRLSESEFLYSREAWNYVTEQYRERCTDPSFVDYFWTVRVMHKPLWLLARIAETLPDAGVYHTVSTGYAGFLGALAHYRTGRPLLVSEHGIYTKERKIDLFQSQWIRDNRSIFERDVSQVGYFRDLWVRFFETLGRVCYDAADDIIALYEGNRQRQVADGAPAQKTASIPNGVNLPRLAPLREKRAPGVPKTLCLIGRVVPIKDIKTFIRAMLTVVRKEPLAEAWIAGPEDEDVEYAKECRSLVESLGLEGKVKFLGFQKIEELLPKCGVLVLSSISEALPLVVLEGFAAGVPSVTTDVGSCRQLIYGLPGEDAALGAAGRVVQIADPRALADAALDLLDDNNWHAAQAAGIARVERFYTQDRMVGAYRVLYERLIGGNTPTNNEG; encoded by the coding sequence ATGAACGCGAACATCGCCGATATTCCGCAAACATCGTGGCCCGCGTTGACGACGACGCTGCCCAAGGCGTCGCGCGCCGACGTCGTGCTGCTGCTCGAAGGCACGTTCCCGTACGTGAGCGGCGGCGTGTCGAGCTGGGTCAATCAGATGATCCGCGCGTTCCCCGATCTGAGCTTCGCGTTGTGTTTCCTCGGCAGCCGCCCGCAGGACTATCCGAAGGCTTCGTATGCGTTGCCAGAGAACGTCGTGCATCAGGAAAATCACTTCCTGTACGACTTCGCAGCGAACCCCGAAGTAGCGAAGCGTCGCGGCGATCGCGCGGCGTTCGCACAGTCCGCGGAGTTGCACGAAGCCATGCGCAATCCCGCGATGCGCGCAGCCGCAGGCTCCATGCTGCGCGACATGCTGAAGGACCTCTCGCCCGACGGCCGTCTTTCGGAGAGCGAATTTCTTTACTCGCGAGAGGCATGGAATTACGTGACGGAGCAGTACCGCGAACGCTGCACGGACCCATCTTTCGTCGATTACTTCTGGACCGTGCGCGTGATGCACAAGCCGCTTTGGCTGCTCGCGCGCATCGCGGAAACGTTGCCGGATGCGGGCGTCTATCACACGGTTTCCACCGGATATGCGGGCTTTTTAGGCGCGCTCGCGCACTACCGCACGGGGCGGCCGCTGCTCGTGTCGGAGCACGGCATCTACACGAAGGAACGCAAGATCGACCTGTTCCAGAGCCAGTGGATACGCGATAACCGCAGCATCTTCGAGCGCGACGTGTCGCAAGTCGGCTACTTTCGCGATCTGTGGGTGCGCTTCTTCGAAACGCTCGGGCGCGTGTGCTACGACGCGGCCGACGACATCATCGCGCTCTATGAAGGCAACCGCCAGCGGCAAGTGGCCGACGGCGCGCCCGCGCAGAAGACCGCGAGCATTCCGAACGGCGTGAACCTGCCGCGACTCGCGCCGCTGCGCGAAAAGCGCGCGCCCGGCGTGCCGAAGACGCTCTGCCTGATCGGTCGCGTGGTGCCGATCAAGGACATCAAGACCTTTATTCGCGCGATGCTGACGGTCGTGCGCAAGGAACCGCTCGCCGAAGCGTGGATCGCGGGACCAGAAGACGAGGACGTCGAATACGCGAAGGAATGCCGCAGCCTCGTCGAAAGTCTCGGGCTGGAAGGCAAGGTGAAGTTTCTCGGCTTTCAGAAGATCGAGGAACTACTGCCGAAATGCGGCGTACTAGTGCTCAGTTCCATCTCCGAGGCGTTGCCGCTCGTGGTGCTCGAAGGCTTCGCGGCGGGCGTGCCTTCCGTGACGACGGATGTCGGCTCCTGCCGACAACTCATCTACGGCCTGCCGGGCGAAGACGCGGCGCTCGGTGCGGCGGGCCGCGTCGTGCAGATTGCCGATCCGCGCGCGCTCGCGGACGCCGCGCTCGATCTGCTCGACGATAACAACTGGCACGCCGCGCAGGCTGCGGGCATCGCGCGGGTGGAACGCTTCTACACGCAGGATCGTATGGTGGGCGCGTATCGCGTGCTTTACGAGCGGCTGATCGGCGGCAATACGCCCACAAACAATGAAGGATAA
- a CDS encoding lipopolysaccharide N-acetylglucosaminyl transferase: MFVLASRAGPPTRVLLTCLAAQAVAATLIAFACWRTLPARYRSTRAKGAYCYLWLFVFAVPVGGALVSVGAMVLALALPRRVAAKGIAYIEEPEFATHLIPHVSYGRGARLKAELQNAEAATSLRMTALLAMQSMPAHTISPLLRGMLADPLDDIRLLAYGMLDSQEKRLTQRILAERPRLAKTLTPRERYQVNKTLAELYGELIYAHLVQGDVYRNAAEQADAYAAAALDIEPADAALWRMRGRLALDRGDLDAADTLLERAIQHGFARDRMLPYLAEAAYLRGDFARVKTLLGQMSPSAVLPVMKPVLDYWRGSLATLRKGV, encoded by the coding sequence ATGTTCGTGCTCGCCTCGCGCGCGGGACCGCCGACGCGCGTGCTGCTCACGTGCCTGGCCGCGCAGGCGGTGGCCGCCACGCTGATCGCATTCGCCTGCTGGCGCACGCTGCCCGCGCGCTATCGTTCGACGCGCGCGAAGGGCGCCTACTGCTATCTGTGGCTCTTCGTTTTCGCGGTGCCGGTCGGCGGCGCGCTCGTCTCGGTCGGCGCGATGGTGCTGGCGCTGGCATTGCCGCGACGCGTGGCGGCGAAAGGCATCGCGTACATCGAAGAGCCGGAGTTCGCGACGCATCTGATTCCGCATGTGTCGTACGGACGCGGCGCGCGCCTCAAAGCCGAGCTGCAGAACGCGGAAGCCGCCACGTCGCTGCGTATGACGGCGCTGCTCGCCATGCAGTCGATGCCCGCGCATACCATCAGCCCGCTGTTGCGCGGGATGCTCGCCGATCCGCTCGACGATATTCGCCTGCTCGCCTACGGCATGCTCGACAGCCAGGAAAAGCGCCTCACGCAGCGCATTCTCGCCGAGCGGCCGCGCCTCGCCAAGACGCTCACGCCGCGCGAGCGTTACCAGGTCAACAAGACGCTCGCCGAGCTGTATGGCGAGCTGATCTACGCGCATCTCGTGCAGGGCGACGTATATCGCAACGCGGCCGAACAGGCCGATGCCTACGCCGCCGCCGCGCTCGACATCGAACCGGCGGACGCCGCGCTCTGGCGCATGCGCGGACGCCTCGCGCTCGACCGCGGCGACCTCGATGCCGCCGACACGCTGCTCGAACGCGCGATTCAGCACGGCTTCGCCCGCGACCGCATGCTGCCTTACCTTGCCGAGGCCGCGTATCTGCGCGGCGACTTCGCGCGCGTCAAAACGCTTCTCGGACAGATGAGCCCGTCCGCGGTCCTGCCCGTCATGAAACCCGTACTCGATTACTGGCGCGGCTCGCTCGCCACGCTGCGCAAAGGCGTCTGA
- a CDS encoding PelD GGDEF domain-containing protein has translation MGTVDGKSQASAKAGGAARPRRQREAQSGQSVARDMPWARVFAPSGISGRRAAFIAMEAAVATLVMTGIAWLVDPADPLLLRTGFGWVWLVPVVFALRYGTLAGMASALLLLLAWYAPNTHAAHTSFPGSFFFGGFVLTLLCGQFGDIWIGRQRQARIANDYLAERLSILTKNQFLLRLSHERLEQDVLARPATLRDSLARLRTLALNDEDDGPLIGAARFLKTAAQACQLETASLFAWSGNTVQTTPVASVGEPFTLDTADPLVTEARETLALTHPESSAVSDAATGAEAKTRYRAVAPLLDAGGRHVALLVVERMPFLAMTRDNLQFLLVLAGYYADSVRHADISRSVLQAFPRCPYDFALDYARLVRLLRDTGVESSLVALVFDASELGVSLHEHVLRLRRSLDAQWPIVTPTERVVLTLMPLSGESAVAGYLLRIEENLRAQFGADFESAGVATHSMRLSADSPIERLHQFLRLCHADE, from the coding sequence ATGGGAACCGTGGACGGCAAATCGCAGGCATCGGCCAAAGCCGGCGGCGCGGCCCGCCCCCGGCGGCAGCGCGAGGCGCAAAGCGGCCAGTCCGTCGCGCGCGACATGCCGTGGGCGCGCGTGTTCGCGCCTTCGGGCATCTCGGGCAGGCGCGCCGCGTTCATCGCGATGGAAGCCGCCGTCGCGACCCTCGTGATGACGGGCATCGCGTGGCTCGTCGATCCCGCCGATCCGCTGCTCCTGCGCACGGGCTTCGGCTGGGTGTGGCTCGTGCCGGTCGTCTTCGCGCTGCGCTACGGCACGCTCGCGGGCATGGCGAGCGCGCTGTTGCTGCTCCTCGCCTGGTACGCGCCGAACACGCATGCCGCGCATACATCGTTTCCCGGCAGCTTCTTCTTCGGCGGATTCGTGCTGACGCTCTTATGCGGGCAGTTCGGCGATATCTGGATCGGCCGGCAGCGGCAGGCGCGCATCGCCAACGACTATCTCGCGGAACGGCTCTCGATTCTCACGAAGAACCAGTTCCTGCTGCGCCTGTCGCATGAGCGGCTCGAACAGGACGTGCTCGCGCGCCCGGCGACGCTGCGCGATTCGCTCGCCCGCCTTCGCACCCTCGCGCTCAACGACGAGGACGACGGCCCGCTCATCGGCGCCGCGCGCTTCCTGAAGACGGCGGCGCAGGCGTGCCAGCTCGAAACCGCGAGCCTCTTCGCGTGGAGCGGCAACACGGTGCAGACGACGCCCGTCGCGAGCGTCGGCGAGCCGTTCACGCTCGATACGGCCGATCCGCTCGTCACCGAGGCGCGCGAAACGCTGGCGCTCACGCATCCGGAATCGAGCGCGGTGTCGGACGCAGCGACGGGCGCGGAGGCAAAAACGCGGTACCGCGCGGTCGCGCCGCTGCTCGATGCGGGCGGGCGGCACGTCGCGCTGCTCGTCGTCGAGCGCATGCCGTTTCTCGCGATGACGCGCGACAACCTCCAGTTCCTGCTCGTGCTCGCCGGCTACTACGCGGACAGCGTGCGTCACGCGGACATCAGCCGTTCGGTGTTGCAGGCGTTCCCGCGCTGTCCCTACGACTTCGCGCTGGACTACGCGCGCCTCGTGCGTCTCTTGCGCGATACCGGCGTGGAATCGTCGCTCGTGGCGCTCGTTTTCGATGCCAGCGAACTGGGCGTCTCGCTGCATGAACACGTGCTGCGCCTGCGCCGCTCGCTCGATGCGCAATGGCCCATCGTCACGCCGACAGAGCGCGTCGTGCTCACGCTGATGCCGCTTTCCGGCGAAAGCGCGGTGGCGGGCTATCTGCTGCGTATCGAAGAAAACCTGCGCGCGCAATTCGGCGCGGACTTCGAATCGGCGGGCGTCGCGACGCACTCGATGCGTCTGTCGGCCGATTCGCCTATCGAACGGCTGCATCAGTTCCTGAGGCTGTGCCATGCCGACGAGTGA
- a CDS encoding penicillin-binding protein activator LpoB, with product MRTTRQYERWAGLFGSVCIALTLNACAVVDRSDTASAALDKNASWTVLPITNRTETPQAGLRASAIAQSLVASGGVALTRYPDSGDEETLFDTAKPDINTKALAWARSQNIRYALTGTVTEWRYKVGVDGEPAVGLTFDVVDVASGKVVWSAAGSRTGWSRDALSGVAQKLEKELLGSLTK from the coding sequence ATGAGAACGACACGACAATACGAACGATGGGCGGGCCTCTTCGGCAGCGTGTGCATCGCGCTCACGCTGAACGCGTGCGCGGTGGTGGATCGCAGCGACACCGCGAGCGCGGCGCTCGACAAAAACGCGAGCTGGACCGTGCTGCCGATCACCAACCGCACCGAAACGCCGCAGGCGGGCTTGCGTGCGTCGGCCATCGCGCAGAGTCTCGTGGCATCGGGCGGCGTGGCGCTCACGCGCTATCCCGACAGCGGCGACGAGGAAACGCTCTTCGACACCGCGAAGCCCGACATCAACACGAAGGCGCTCGCGTGGGCGCGCTCGCAGAATATCCGCTACGCGCTGACGGGCACGGTGACGGAATGGCGCTACAAGGTCGGCGTGGATGGCGAGCCGGCTGTCGGCCTCACCTTCGATGTCGTGGATGTCGCGAGCGGCAAGGTCGTCTGGAGCGCGGCGGGCAGCCGCACCGGATGGAGCCGCGACGCGCTGTCGGGCGTGGCGCAGAAACTGGAAAAAGAGCTGCTCGGCTCGCTGACGAAGTAA